One part of the Phragmites australis chromosome 3, lpPhrAust1.1, whole genome shotgun sequence genome encodes these proteins:
- the LOC133912574 gene encoding calcium/calmodulin-dependent serine/threonine-protein kinase 1, translated as MGLCHGKSAAAMEPTAVEEPHVANGAVTPAAGRDGAASPAKPRTPKQPKFSFYLPSPLPPSSYKGSPANSSVPSTPARGGFRRPFPPPSPAKHIRALLARRHGSVKPNEASIPEGGQPELGLDKSFGYSKHFSAKYELGREVGRGHFGYTCAAKAKKGELKGEDVAVKVITKAKMTTAIAIEDVRREVRILSSLTGHSNLVQFYDAFEDEENVYVVMELCKGGELLDRILARGGKYSEEDAKVILHQILSVASFCHLQGVVHRDLKPENFLFMSKDENSALKVIDFGLSDFVKPDERLNDIVGSAYYVAPEVLHRSYGSEADMWSIGVIAYILLCGSRPFWARTESGIFRAVLKAEPSFDEAPWPTHSAEAKDFVRRLLSKDYRKRMTAAQALCHPWIRSTREVKINLDMIIYRLMRAYTSSSSLRKSALRALAKTLTTDQLFYLREQFELLGPNKSGHISLQNLKTALTKNSTCAMNDSRVLDFVNTICNIQYRKFDFEEFSASAISVYQMESLETWEQHARQAYELFDKEGNRPIVIEELASELGLGPSVPLHVVLQDWIRHPDGKLSFLGFIKLLHGVSSCTIRKV; from the exons ATGGGTCTCTGCCATGGCAAgtcggcggcggccatggagcCGACGGCGGTGGAGGAACCACATGTAGCCAACGGTGCGGTGACCCCCGCCGCGGGTCGCGACGGGGCTGCGTCGCCGGCGAAGCCCCGAACGCCGAAGCAGCCCAAGTTCTCGTTCTACCTGCCGAGCCCGCTCCCGCCGTCGAGCTACAAGGGCTCGCCGGCGAACTCGAGCGTGCCGTCCACGCCGGCGCGCGGCGGGTTCAGGCGGCCGTTCCCGCCTCCGTCGCCCGCGAAGCACATCCGGGCGCTCCTGGCGCGGCGGCATGGTTCGGTGAAGCCGAACGAGGCGTCTATCCCCGAGGGCGGCCAGCCGGAGCTGGGGCTGGACAAGAGCTTCGGCTACTCGAAGCACTTCTCAGCCAAGTACGAGCTCGGCCGGGAGGTGGGGCGCGGCCACTTCGGGTACACCTGCGCCGCCAAGGCTAAGAAAGGCGAGCTCAAGGGCGAGGACGTCGCCGTCAAGGTCATCACCAAGGCCAAG ATGACAACTGCTATTGCCATTGAAGATGTCAGGAGGGAAGTCAGAATATTGAGTTCTTTGACAGGCCACAGCAACCTCGTGCAATTTTATGATGCTTTTGAAGATGAAGAAAATGTATATGTTGTTATGGA GTTATGCAAAGGAGGTGAACTGCTGGACAGGATTTTGGCCAG AGGTGGAAAATATTCTGAAGAAGATGCTAAGGTTATTCTGCACCAAATTCTAAGTGTTGCTTCATTTTGCCATCTCCAGGGTGTTGTCCATCGGGATCTGAAACCAGAG AATTTCCTTTTCATGTCAAAGGATGAGAATTCGGCCTTGAAAGTCATAGACTTCGGTTTGTCTGACTTTGTAAAGCCAG ATGAAAGACTTAATGACATTGTTGGAAGCGCATATTATGTTGCTCCTGAAGTGCTCCATCGATCTTATGGCTCTGAGGCAGATATGTGGAGCATTGGAGTAATTGCATATATTTTGCTTTGTGGAAGCCGCCCTTTCTGGGCACGAACTGAGTCAGGAATATTTCGAGCTGTCCTAAAAGCAGAGCCTAGTTTTGATGAAGCCCCATGGCCTACCCATTCTGCTGAAGCAAAAGACTTCGTAAGAAGACTACTCAGTAAGGATTATCGCAAGAGGATGACTGCTgcacaagctctct GCCATCCATGGATCCGTAGCACTCGAGAAGTTAAGATTAATTTAGACATGATAATTTACAGGCTTATGAGGGCTTACACAAGTTCATCTTCTCTAAGGAAGTCTGCTTTGAGG GCCCTTGCAAAGACATTGACGACAGATCAACTCTTCTACCTAAGAGAGCAGTTTGAATTGTTAGGACCAAACAAGAGTGGTCATATCTCCTTGCAAAATTTGAAGacg GCCTTGACGAAGAATTCCACATGTGCAATGAACGATTCTAGGGttcttgactttgttaacaca ATATGCAATATTCAGTACAGAAAGTTTGATTTTGAGGAGTTCTCTGCTTCGGCTATTAGTGTTTATCAAATGGAAAGTCTGGAGACCTGGGAACAACATGCTCGGCAAGCATATGAATTGTTTGACAAGGAGGGCAACCGGCCAATTGTGATTGAAGAACTTGCATCG GAACTTGGACTTGGTCCTTCGGTTCCACTTCATGTTGTTCTCCAAGATTGGATCAGACATCCTGATGGAAAACTCAGTTTCCTTGGATTCATAAAACTATTGCATGGAGTTTCTTCGTGCACTATCCGTAAAGTCTAA